A genomic window from Bacillus sp. BGMRC 2118 includes:
- a CDS encoding DUF2768 domain-containing protein: protein MSTGLIKMWFSFGSMILMFLAIVTIMLSRYKLKGIFKWVTGFLAYSFMIIAGLIMIFVVFSGPVSE, encoded by the coding sequence ATGTCAACAGGGTTAATTAAAATGTGGTTTTCTTTCGGTTCAATGATCTTAATGTTCCTAGCCATTGTAACGATTATGTTAAGTCGATATAAACTTAAAGGAATATTTAAATGGGTTACCGGTTTTTTAGCCTATAGTTTTATGATTATAGCGGGACTTATCATGATATTCGTTGTTTTCAGTGGACCTGTAAGTGAATAA